The following coding sequences lie in one Arachis ipaensis cultivar K30076 chromosome B03, Araip1.1, whole genome shotgun sequence genomic window:
- the LOC107629516 gene encoding disease resistance protein RPP13-like, which yields MADSVISFVLDNLSKLLAREANLLCGVDERVRSLESELSFINVHLKTSEGKTKKEIDKEVFRQIRDVAHEAEDVIDTFVANVAMHRRRTMLGKMLHGFEHGKLLRDVAVKIDSIKATVNDIRDNKMKLSDVFQQEGESSSAREDEEKVLLLHKRRRNVEEHDVVGFVGESKAVIQLLKEESSQSNVVSIIGMGGLGKTTLSRKVYNSDQMKSYFNCRAWVFVSNDCRVKELLLGLIKCLMPNAESELGKKKKGKKQKRGIQKPGDLSSLGVDELKLMVRNFLSMKKYLVVLDDLWKTQDWDDVKDAFPNDKNGSKILITSRLKEVASHTSPYYPPYYLQLLGDHESWELFSRKVFRGEECPSDIEHLGKQMVKSCGGLPLSIVVLGGLLANKGKSYKEWSKVVGHVNWYLTQDETQVKDIVLKLSYHNLPSRLKPCFLYFGIYPEDFEISVRPLLEKWVAEGFIQQTGTRDVEDVAEDYLYELIDRSLVQASRVDVNGDVKACRIHDLLRDLCIYESKEDKLFEVCTNSNILETSKPRRLSIQCGMDRYVSSSNNDHSCVRSLFFHDPKRCEMKWLFKFFKLVRVLDLGRSYCSKVPSNLGLFIHLRYLRIFVLGSSCQVIPDSICTLENLQTLDIYGLLHTIYLPRRVWNLKQLRHLKSNGTFILRGQHGSKAGDQVMWNLQTISMIKFNSQIARMIEKGRFPKLRKLGLHISSVHKNNVHELLSTLRRLTHLNKLELSFKRKKDYMDWHMGLKAIELLQSLQQLSNLSTLQVHGALDLATCDIAFPACITELTLAGISFMNDDGVNAIGNLTRLRRLRLSRSFTFDILFEINCSAGSFPQLQVFEMLELNVNNWKLGNGAMPCLQTLLIGRCRRLNNVPDELWSLTSLRQVKVMKPSEALSDALANLEMKDGCDLIIT from the coding sequence ATGGCAGATAGTGTGATTTCCTTTGTCCTGGACAACTTGTCCAAATTGCTAGCACGTGAAGCCAATCTGCTATGTGGCGTGGATGAAAGGGTTAGATCCCTTGAAAGTGAGCTCAGCTTCATAAACGTGCACCTCAAAACATCTGAAGGGAAAACCAAGAAAGAAATTGACAAAGAAGTTTTTCGTCAGATTAGAGATGTTGCGCACGAAGCTGAGGATGTCATCGACACCTTTGTTGCCAATGTGGCTATGCACAGACGTCGAACCATGCTGGGGAAGATGCTCCATGGTTTTGAACATGGAAAGTTGCTCCGTGATGTGGCTGTGAAAATAGACAGCATAAAAGCCACTGTCAATGACATAAGAGACAACAAGATGAAGCTCAGCGATGTTTTTCAACAAGAAGGTGAATCATCATCAGCAAGAGAGGACGAGGAGAAGGTGCTGTTGCTgcacaagagaagaagaaatgtGGAGGAGCATGATGTAGTTGGTTTTGTTGGTGAATCCAAGGCAGTGATCCAGCTGCTTAAGGAAGAGAGTTCCCAAAGCAACGTTGTGTCCATCATCGGTATGGGTGGGTTGGGCAAAACCACCCTTTCTCGAAAGGTCTATAACAGCGATCAGATGAAGTCATATTTCAATTGTCGTGCATGGGTTTTTGTTTCAAATGACTGCAGAGTTAAGGAGCTTTTGCTTGGCCTTATCAAGTGTTTGATGCCTAACGCTGAGAGCGAGCTTGGGAAGAAAAAGAAGGGAAAGAAACAGAAGCGAGGAATACAGAAACCAGGTGACCTCTCTAGCTTGGGTGTGGACGAACTAAAGCTCATGGTGCGGAATTTCTTGAGCATGAAAAAGTATCTGGTAGTCCTTGATGACCTCTGGAAGACTCAAGACTGGGATGATGTAAAAGATGCTTTTCCAAACGACAAGAATGGTAGCAAAATACTCATTACTAGCCGTTTGAAAGAGGTGGCATCCCATACAAGTCCATATTATCCTCCTTATTACCTTCAATTACTCGGTGATCATGAAAGTTGGGAACTCTTTTCTAGGAAAGTGTTTCGAGGAGAAGAGTGTCCTTCTGATATAGAGCATCTTGGAAAACAGATGGTCAAAAGTTGTGGCGGTTTGCCACTCTCCATTGTTGTTTTGGGAGGGTTACTGGCAAACAAGGGGAAGTCATACAAGGAATGGTCCAAAGTTGTGGGACATGTCAACTGGTATCTTACTCAAGATGAGACCCAAGTCAAGGACATTGTGCTCAAACTCAGCTACCACAACTTGCCTTCAAGACTAAAGCCCTGCTTTCTGTATTTCGGGATCTACCCTGAAGATTTTGAGATCTCTGTAAGGCCATTGCTGGAAAAATGGGTTGCTGAGGGATTTATTCAACAAACTGGTACCAGAGATGTAGAGGATGTTGCTGAAGATTACTTGTATGAGCTCATTGATCGGAGCTTGGTTCAAGCATCCCGAGTGGATGTTAATGGAGATGTGAAGGCATGTCGCATTCATGATCTTCTTCGAGATCTTTGCATATATGAGAGCAAAGAGGACAAGCTTTTTGAGGTTTGCACAAATAGTAACATTTTGGAGACATCAAAACCACGCAGGCTTTCTATCCAATGCGGCATGGATCGGTATGTTTCTTCAAGCAACAATGACCATTCATGTGTCCGCTCTTTGTTTTTCCATGACCCAAAAAGGTGTGAGATGAAATGGCTTTTCAAATTCTTCAAACTGGTTCGGGTATTAGATCTTGGGCGAAGCTATTGCAGCAAAGTCCCTTCCAACTTGGGCTTATTTATCCATTTAAGGTATCTAAGAATATTCGTACTAGGAAGTAGTTGTCAAGTCATTCCAGATTCTATATGCACACTAGAAAATTTACAAACTTTGGACATATATGGGCTGCTGCATACAATATATCTCCCTAGGAGAGTATGGAACCTCAAACAACTTAGGCATTTAAAGAGTAATGGAACCTTCATCCTACGAGGCCAGCATGGTTCAAAAGCAGGTGATCAAGTCATGTGGAATCTGCAAACCATCTCTATGATTAAATTCAATAGTCAGATTGCACGCATGATAGAGAAAGGAAGGTTTCCGAAGCTACGAAAGTTGGGTTTGCACATCTCCTCGGTCCATAAAAATAATGTGCATGAGTTGTTATCAACCCTTCGGCGATTAACTCATTTGAACAAGTTGGAACTTTCCTTTAAAAGGAAGAAGGACTACATGGATTGGCACATGGGGCTCAAAGCAATTGAATTGTTACAAAGCCTGCAACAGTTGTCGAATCTGAGCACATTACAAGTTCATGGAGCTTTGGACCTTGCAACGTGTGATATTGCTTTTCCTGCATGCATTACAGAATTAACCTTGGCAGGCATTAGCTTCATGAATGATGATGGGGTGAATGCCATTGGTAATCTTACTAGACTTAGACGTTTGAGATTGTCTCGATCATTTACATTTGATATTCTCTTTGAGATTAATTGCAGTGCAGGCAGCTTCCCACAGCTCCAGGTTTTTGAGATGCTGGAGCTGAATGTTAACAACTGGAAATTAGGCAATGGTGCAATGCCATGCCTTCAAACTCTGCTTATTGGAAGGTGTAGAAGGTTGAACAATGTCCCAGATGAACTGTGGTCTTTGACTTCCCTGAGACAAGTAAAAGTCATGAAACCCTCCGAAGCATTGTCTGATGCGCTAGCAAATTTGGaaatgaaggatggatgtgaccTCATAATAACATAG
- the LOC107634162 gene encoding TOM1-like protein 2 — protein sequence MSENLMEKVNALGERLKIGGVEVGRKMSAGMSSMSFKVKEFFHGQNHADRLVEEATSESLDEPDWSMNLQIYDLINDHESINAGEVVRAIKRRIMMRNNPRIQYLALVLLEALLKNCDNKGFMEVASERVLDEMVKLIDDPLTVSSNRNKALIMIEAWGESTTQLRYLPIFEETYKSLKSRGVGFPVRDNESLAPIFTPPPRRSSSAADSDDIILPHPIRYDIPMRSFTSQPTTKEAFHVARNTIELLYTVLSSSPHQQLLRDELTTSLVQQCQRSQCDVQRIAETSGDNEALLFEALNVNDEIQKVLTKYQEFNKPTAPPALPTFTPLQPVEAEESPGRNTTEDDDDDDALIRKPSDSRVGLSHDDMMHDLDEMIFGKRGVGDDPTNQHQSSKHDLISF from the exons ATGAGTGAGAACTTAATGGAAAAAGTGAACGCATTAGGAGAGCGTCTCAAGATTGGTGGGGTGGAAGTAGGTCGAAAGATGAGTGCCGGAATGAGTTCTATGAGCTTCAAAGTAAAGGAATTTTTCCATGGTCAAAACCATGCAGACAGGCTCGTCGAGGAGGCTACATCAGAGTCCCTCGACGAGCCTGACTGGTCTATGAACCTTCAAATCTATGACTTGATCAATGATCATGAAAGCATCAACGCAGGCGAAGTGGTTCGGGCGATCAAGAGGAGGATCATGATGAGGAATAATCCGAGGATTCAGTACCTTGCATTGGTCCTTCTTGAAGCATTGCTTAAGAATTGTGACAATAAGGGATTCATGGAAGTGGCATCTGAGAGAGTTCTTGATGAGATGGTTAAACTAATTGATGATCCTTTAACAGTTTCTAGTAACCGCAACAAGGCTTTGATCATGATTGAGGCTTGGGGAGAATCAACCACTCAGCTTCGTTATTTGCCTATTTTTGAAGAAACTTACAAG AGTTTGAAATCAAGGGGTGTTGGATTTCCTGTGAGAGACAATGAAAGCTTGGCTCCAATTTTCACTCCTCCTCCTCGTCGTTCATCCTCTGCTGCTGATTCAGATGATATCATTTTACCACATCCCATTCGCTATGATATTCCCATGCGAAGCTTCACCTCTCAACCAACAACAAAGGAAGCTTTTCATGTTGCAAGAAACACCATTGAGCTTCTCTATACTGTCTTATCTTCTTCACCACACCAGCAACTTTTACGG GATGAACTGACAACCTCATTAGTACAACAGTGTCAAAGGTCTCAATGTGATGTGCAAAGAATAGCTGAGACTTCTGGAGACAATGAAGCACTTCTTTTTGAGGCATTGAATGTGAATGATGAGATTCAAAAGGTTCTAACCAAGTATCAAGAATTCAACAAGCCTACAGCTCCTCCTGCTCTGCCTACATTTACTCCACTCCAACCGGTTGAGGCGGAGGAATCACCCGGCCGGAACACaactgaagatgatgatgatgatgatgccttGATTAGGAAGCCAAGTGATTCAAGGGTTGGATTGAGCCATGATGACATGATGCATGATCTTGATGAGATGATTTTTGGCAAAAGAGGTGTTGGAGATGATCCTACCAACCAACACCAATCATCAAAGCATgatctcatctccttctaa
- the LOC107629513 gene encoding mitochondrial import inner membrane translocase subunit TIM22-4: protein MADESGKGTESVASNLNEAEKPPIQPLRLPTAEEIRGQDIWNNCAVRSVVSGVMGGGLGFFMGLLLGALDRPHEEMTGRQEFIYQAKQMGRRSWGSAKAFAVMGFIFSAAECVVEKARAKHDMTNTVVAGCVTGGSISAKGGPKAACAGCAGFAAFSVVIEKFLDRHE, encoded by the exons ATGGCTGATGAGTCAGGAAAAGGAACTGAGAGTGTTGCTTCGAATCTGAACGAAGCTGAGAAGCCTCCGATTCAACCTCTGAGGTTGCCCACAGCTGAAGAAATTCGCGGCCAAGATATTTGGAATAACTGTGCTGTGCGCAGTGTTGTTAGTGGAGTCATGG GAGGTGGACTTGGCTTCTTCATGGGATTGCTTCTTGGAGCATTAGACAGGCCTCATGAAGAGATGACTGGCAGGCAGGAGTTTATATATCAAGCGAAGCAGATGGGGCGGCGGAGCTGGGGTTCGGCCAAAGCGTTTGCTGTTATGGGTTTTATATTCTCAGCTGCAGAGTGTGTTGTTGAGAAG GCACGAGCGAAACATGACATGACAAATACTGTTGTTGCTGGGTGTGTTACTGGAGGTTCAATATCAGCAAAAG GTGGTCCAAAAGCAGCATGTGCTGGTTGTGCTGGATTTGCGGCATTCTCAGTCGTTATAGAGAAGTTCTTAGACAGGCATGAGTAG
- the LOC107629512 gene encoding binding partner of ACD11 1 isoform X2, with protein sequence MKSENNSKVAYVTFNSSDGAETAVLLSGAVLVGQAITIVLATDYVAPASAASTIPTATGTTNADAVTSESGLLTAEDVVSSMLAKGYILGQDVLNRAKSFDERHQLTSTASSKVATLDQKVGISEKITAGSMLVNDKVKEMDERYQVSEKAKSAMSAAEQSLSTAGSTLMKNRYVLTGTTWVTGAYSKVAKAAEEVGQKTMEKVLAQENQENSTEVNKDVHNSTTTTTTTTMPEPQHVANTAVQPPRNEPPQQATTANHPSNPSTTQGLNP encoded by the exons ATGAAGAG TGAGAATAATTCCAAAGTTGCATATGTTACCTTCAATAGTTCAGATGGAGCAGAAACTGCAGTTCTTCTATCG GGAGCTGTGTTGGTTGGACAAGCTATAACCATAGTTTTGGCTACAGATTATGTTGCACCTGCCTCGGCTGCATCTACAATCCCAACT GCAACAGGAACCACAAATGCAGATGCTGTGACTTCTGAATCTGGTTTGTTAACAGCCGAGGATGTCGTGAGTAGCATGCTGGCCAAGGGCTACATTTTGGGCCAAGACGTATTAAACCGCGCAAAGTCATTCGATGAGAGGCACCAGCTTACTTCTACTGCCTCGTCGAAAGTTGCTACATTGGACCAGAAGGTTGGTATCAGTGAAAAAATCACTGCTGGCTCGATGCTGGTGAATGATAAGGTCAAGGAAATGGATGAGAGGTATCAAGTATCCGAGAAGGCTAAGTCTGCCATGTCAGCGGCAGAGCAGTCGCTGAGCACTGCCGGATCAACTCTCATGAAGAACCGTTATGTGTTAACCGGGACAACATGGGTGACTGGTGCATATAGCAAGGTTGCTAAGGCTGCTGAGGAAGTGGGACAGAAAACTATGGAGAAGGTTTTAGCACAAGAAAATCAAGAAAACAGTACAGAAGTCAATAAAGATGTTCACAACagcacaaccaccaccaccaccaccaccatgccTGAACCTCAACATGTTGCCAACACAGCTGTTCAACCTCCTAGAAATGAACCACCACAACAGGCAACAACAGCCAATCACCCTTCTAACCCTTCCACAACTCAAGGCTTGAACCCCTGA
- the LOC107629512 gene encoding binding partner of ACD11 1 isoform X1, producing MATRTVKVSNISSGAREQDLKEFLTYPGKIEHIEMKSENNSKVAYVTFNSSDGAETAVLLSGAVLVGQAITIVLATDYVAPASAASTIPTATGTTNADAVTSESGLLTAEDVVSSMLAKGYILGQDVLNRAKSFDERHQLTSTASSKVATLDQKVGISEKITAGSMLVNDKVKEMDERYQVSEKAKSAMSAAEQSLSTAGSTLMKNRYVLTGTTWVTGAYSKVAKAAEEVGQKTMEKVLAQENQENSTEVNKDVHNSTTTTTTTTMPEPQHVANTAVQPPRNEPPQQATTANHPSNPSTTQGLNP from the exons ATGGCG ACAAGAACGGTTAAAGTGAGCAACATCTCTTCAGGCGCAAGAGAGCAAGATTTGAAGGAATTTCTGACATATCCTGGAAAAATAGAACATATAGAAATGAAGAG TGAGAATAATTCCAAAGTTGCATATGTTACCTTCAATAGTTCAGATGGAGCAGAAACTGCAGTTCTTCTATCG GGAGCTGTGTTGGTTGGACAAGCTATAACCATAGTTTTGGCTACAGATTATGTTGCACCTGCCTCGGCTGCATCTACAATCCCAACT GCAACAGGAACCACAAATGCAGATGCTGTGACTTCTGAATCTGGTTTGTTAACAGCCGAGGATGTCGTGAGTAGCATGCTGGCCAAGGGCTACATTTTGGGCCAAGACGTATTAAACCGCGCAAAGTCATTCGATGAGAGGCACCAGCTTACTTCTACTGCCTCGTCGAAAGTTGCTACATTGGACCAGAAGGTTGGTATCAGTGAAAAAATCACTGCTGGCTCGATGCTGGTGAATGATAAGGTCAAGGAAATGGATGAGAGGTATCAAGTATCCGAGAAGGCTAAGTCTGCCATGTCAGCGGCAGAGCAGTCGCTGAGCACTGCCGGATCAACTCTCATGAAGAACCGTTATGTGTTAACCGGGACAACATGGGTGACTGGTGCATATAGCAAGGTTGCTAAGGCTGCTGAGGAAGTGGGACAGAAAACTATGGAGAAGGTTTTAGCACAAGAAAATCAAGAAAACAGTACAGAAGTCAATAAAGATGTTCACAACagcacaaccaccaccaccaccaccaccatgccTGAACCTCAACATGTTGCCAACACAGCTGTTCAACCTCCTAGAAATGAACCACCACAACAGGCAACAACAGCCAATCACCCTTCTAACCCTTCCACAACTCAAGGCTTGAACCCCTGA
- the LOC107629511 gene encoding heat stress transcription factor A-1b — MASANVNGVAPFLSKTYDMVDDSSTDSVVSWSDNSNSFVVWNVPEFASRILPKYFKHNNFSSFVRQLNTYGFRKVDPDRWEFANEGFLKGQKQLLKSISRRKTSHVNGSTQQPSQVQNTPVGGACVEVGKFGIEEEIERLKRDKNVLMQELVRLRQQQQTTDNQLQTVGQRVQVMEQRQQQMMSFLAKAMHSPGFLAQFVQQNESNRHITGGNKKRRLHRQDEDSLANKHLHNSLDGRVVKYQPSINEAAKSLLCQILQMNNSTRMDSSIKSPDAFLIDDVPTAIPLDSSSSSTRVSGVTLSEVPHPQTSGQSYVPIEPQFPVSRMTSSRSEVQSSPAVFPDCVKAAEFPELNAQKCQDSVLDFGKVQGIGTESSFMNPDLSFVGSDTANMEDLEMISTVLDGTESIEANAFSPDADGVSKLPGIGDEFWELFLRPSPLTGDTDEVKCNSLGCDFTGDQELSSEKEIQQENAADKKQHMDHLTQQMGLLASKS; from the exons ATGGCTTCGGCGAACGTGAACGGTGTGGCGCCGTTTCTGAGCAAGACGTACGACATGGTGGATGACTCGTCCACTGACTCGGTTGTTTCGTGGAGCGATAACAGCAACAGCTTCGTCGTCTGGAACGTTCCCGAATTCGCAAGCCGAATCTTGCCCAAATACTTCAAGCACAACAATTTCTCCAGCTTCGTCAGGCAGCTTAACACATAC GGCTTTAGAAAAGTTGACCCTGACCGCTGGGAATTTGCAAATGAAGGTTTTTTAAAGGGACAAAAGCAGCTCTTAAAGAGTATTAGTAGGCGGAAAACTTCTCATGTAAATGGTAGTACTCAGCAACCATCTCAGGTGCAGAACACACCTGTTGGTGGGGCTTGTGTTGAAGTTGGGAAGTTTGGGATTGAGGAAGAGATTGAAAGACTGAAAAGGGATAAGAATGTTCTTATGCAGGAACTTGTTAGGTTAAGACAGCAGCAGCAAACAACTGATAACCAGTTGCAAACTGTTGGGCAACGAGTTCAGGTAATGGAGCAGCGACAACAACAGATGATGTCGTTCCTGGCAAAAGCCATGCATAGTCCTGGCTTCTTGGCTCAATTTGTACAACAGAATGAAAGTAATAGACACATCACTGGAGGAAATAAAAAGAGGAGGCTCCACAGGCAGGATGAAGATAGTTTAgccaacaagcatctccataatTCTCTTGATGGTCGTGTTGTCAAGTATCAGCCTTCTATAAATGAGGCAGCAAAATCATTGTTATGCCAGATTTTGCAAATGAACAACTCTACGAGGATGGACTCATCAATTAAGAGCCCGGATGCATTCCTTATTGATGATGTTCCTACAGCCATTCCTTTAGATAGCAGTAGTTCATCCACTCGAGTATCTGGTGTTACCCTTTCCGAGGTTCCACATCCACAAACTTCTGGACAGTCATATGTGCCTATAGAACCACAATTTCCCGTCAGTCGAATGACCAGTAGCAGATCTGAGGTTCAATCTTCACCAGCAGTGTTTCCTGACTGTGTCAAAGCAGCTGAATTTCCAGAATTAAATGCTCAGAAATGCCAAGACAGTGTTTTAGATTTTGGTAAAGTCCAAGGGATTGGAACTGAAAGCAGCTTCATGAATCCTGATCTCAGTTTTGTGGGGTCTGACACTGCAAATATGGAGGATCTAGAAATGATCTCAACTGTCTTGGATGGAACAGAGTCTATTGAAGCTAATGCTTTTTCACCTGATGCAGATGGAGTTTCTAAGCTTCCTGGAATTGGTGATGAATTCTGGGAACTGTTTTTAAGGCCAAGTCCTCTCACTGGAGATACAGATGAAGTGAAGTGTAACTCTTTGGGATGTGATTTTACTGGTGACCAGGAATTGTCATCAGAAAAGGAGATTCAACAGGAAAATGCTGCTGATAAAAAACAGCATATGGACCATCTTACCCAACAGATGGGTCTTCTTGCTTCAAAGTCTTAA